The Salegentibacter sp. Hel_I_6 region AACAGAGCATAACTTTAAAAGAGATATCCTAGAAAGAACCGGTAAATTCATATTATAAAACAAACTTTTTATATAAACCCGCATTAAAATTACCAATTATTTTGACTAAATCGATTTAATAGCGATATTTATCGAATATTGTAGGTGATATAATGGTGACAGGGAGGGTATCAAGTAAGCAACTAAACTACTTATAAAGGAAAATGTATAAGACTATTAAAAACCAACTTATGAGTTTCCACAAATGGATTATACCTAATTTATTATTCCTGTCCTTCTTTAGTCTCAGTCTTAGTGCACAAGAAAAATTAACGGAAAGGGTAAATGTTTTCCTCGGAACTTCGGGCGATCATGGGCAGATGTCCCCGGCGGCTTCCCATCCTTTTAGCTTGATGAGTATTGCCCCCCAAACAAAACCGCACAACCATACAGGGTATGAGTATTACGCAAAAGAATATATTGGCTTCACCCACACTAGGATAGAAGGAGTAGGTTGTACAGGTGCTGGAGGCAATATTTTAATTAGACCATTTTTAGGCAATGATCATTCTAAAATCTTGATCAAACAATCTCAAAAGGCAAGTCCAGGAAATTATTCAGTCTCTTTTGAAAATGGGATCGAGGCACAGCTAAATTCCGGTTTGAACTATGGGGTTAACAATTTCAGCTTTCCGCAAGTTGATAACGGGGTTTATATTGATCTATCCTTTGCTCTGGCGGGACGTTTTAAAGCTGAAAAGCACCGGCTAGAAGAGGGTTTTATAAAAGGATGGATCGAAACAGAAACAACTTGTAGTAGAGGTGTTTACAGGTTGTATTTTGCCCTAAAACTTCCCCCTGATTATAAATTCAAAAAGCTGTCCGATCATGAGTACCTCCTAAAAGGCAATTCTGAAGAAATTCAAGTACCCATTGCTTTTTCTTCAGTAAACAGCGAATATGCTATGCAGAGGGTAATAAATAACCAGTCATTAGACCTTAAAAAAGAATCAGAAAAAAAATGGGACAAATTGCTTAGTAGAGTCACGGTTGAGGGGGAAGAAGATCGTGTGAATTTATTTTATTCCTTACTATACCGTGGCTTACAAGCCCCTTATCAAATTTCTGAATTTGACGGCAGCTATAGAGCGATAAATGGCTCCATTCAATCCTCACAAAATACCATCTACAATGGATGGGCCATTTGGGATAATTACAGAGAGCAATTGCCAATGCTCTCCCTAATATATCCAGACGAGTACCTTGATATCGCCAAATCGATTGCAAACCTATATCGTTTTGGTAAACAGGAATGGGCTACATCCCATGAACCCTCCCCAACGGTGCGAACAGAACACGCTTTAGTAGTTCTTTTGGATGCAGTCAGAAAAGGTTATAATATTGATTTAAAATCAATTAGAGACGATCTACTGAAAGAAGCCAGGGAGCTAAAATATAACTCACCCGATAAAACTTTAGAAACATCTTATGATAAATGGGCTATGGCAGGTCTTTTAAAGGAAATGGGGGACGAAGAAATGACTGAACAATACCTCGAAGAAACAAATAATTACAAAAATTACTGGAAAAAGGATTTTGCCGACATTTCCAGGGATGATGTAGACCATATGCAGGCCCGTGGTCTTTACCAGGGGACCATATGGCAGTACCGTTGGTTTGTTCCCTTCGATCTTGCAGGATTAAAGATGCTTACCGGTGGAGAAGATGTTTTTTTAGACCAACTAGATCAGTTTTTCGCAGATTTTAATTACAATCATGCCAATCAACCCGATCTACAGGTTCCAGGGATATACAATGCTACCAAAAAACCCTGGAAGTCCCAAAAACTTTTCCGTCAAATTCTGCTAGACACAATGGTCCAGACCTATTTTAATAACAATAGTAAAGGCGTAGACCCCTATATCGGAAGAATATATAAAAATAAGCCAAGAGCATATTTAAGGACTATGGATGACGATGCAGGTACGATGTCTTCGTGGTTCGTTATGAGAAGCTTAGGACTATCAGCCGCAAATGTGGGCTCCCCAGTATATTACCTAACTGCACCCATTTTTAGGGGATATACTATTAACTATAGCGAGGATAAAAGGTTCACAGTAAAGGTTAAGAACTACAAGAAAGACTGGTTTTATATAAAATCAGCCAAACTGAACGGCAGCACCTTAAATAGGAACTGGTTAACCCAACAGGAGATATTAAATGGAGGTCATCTGGAAATAGAACTTTCAGAAACACCTAACAGAAAATGGGGTATTCATAATCAATTTGTAACCGATCTCGAACATCCTTTTAATATGCCAGAAAGAACAGAACAATGAAACATTTTACCCTCACAATTCTAATTTATTTTATCAGCTCCCATATTTCTGCCAGTAACAGTCGATATAGGCTAATTTTAACAGGAAATCCTTCATCAAGCATAACAATTGCCTGGGATCAAACCTCAGGTAATAATCCAGTTCTATATTTCGGAACAAAAGACGGCGGAAAGAAAATATCCAACTACCCACAAAAAAAAACACCTGACCGGGTGAAGGAGTATGGAGGGATGAACAATCATTTTGTTAACCTAACCAAACTTCAATCTAATACTAATTATTATTTCATAATTAAGGATAATGAGGGTATTAGCGAAAGGTTCTGGTTTAAAACAGCTCCCAGTACCAATAAAAGTATGTCTTTTATTTCTGGTGGAGATTCCCGGAATAACCGAGCTCCTCGTATTGAAGCCAATAAACTGGTTGCCAAATTAAAGCCCACAGCAGTATTTTTTGGAGGTGACATGACCAATAGTGGTTCGAACACGGAGTGGGTAGAATGGATGGATGACTGGCAGCACACTACTTCTAAGGATGGAAGGATGTTTCCTATTTTACCGGCCAGAGGGAATCACGAGAGATCCAATAATTCAGTCTATAACCTTTTTAATACCCCATCAAAAGATATTTATTATAATATAGTTTTTGGAAGAAACTTATTTTCAACCTACACTTTAAATTCTGAAATAGCAGCTGGAGGAAATCAATATACCTGGTTAAAAGACAAACTTGCGAAAGACAATTCCTCCTGGAAATATGTCCAATACCATAAACCAATGAGGCCACATCAATCTCATAAGGAAGAGGGAAATGACGAATACAATAACTGGGCGACATTATTCTATCATTATCGTGTCGACCTGGTGAGTGAATCAGATTCGCACGTAGTCAAAACCACTTTCCCTATAAAGCCATGTAAAAAAGCTGAAGCTTGTGAAGAAGGCTTTATCAGGGATGATAATAGCGGAACTATTTATGTTGGTGAAGGTTGCTGGGGGGCTCCTTTGAGAGCTAATGATGATGATAAAACCTGGACCAGGAAATCAGGTTCGTTCAATCAATTCAAATGGATCACGGTTTCAAAAAAAGAAATTAAACTTCAAACAATAATTGTAGATGAAGCCAGTGGAATTTCTGAAAATTCAAACAATGCGGAGGCAGGAAAACTTCCTTTAGGAATAAGCGTATGGGAATCCAGGGAGGAAGACATTATTGTTATTAAGTAAAACTTAAAATGCGAATATTAAAAGACGTTGAACTGGTTCGACCTAAATATTTTCACATCTATTCACAGATAAACAATGGCAAGTAAATATTTTAAATCTTTAATCCGTTAATTTATAAATTTCCTGAAAAATAGCCAGAATTTTTCAAATTAAACTACTTAAGAGCTGAGAAAACAAGATTTTTCAAAACTTGCATTTGAATAGCTAAATCGTTTTAGTATATTAGCTTTAATAATTTAGTTAACCACCTGTTTAAAAAATAAAAGGGATCAATCATGCGGAGAAGGGACGGGTAGAGTATAAAAAGAAAATTAAAAAAACGAATAACTTATAAATCAATTAAAATGAATGAAAAAAATAAGGATTTAAATAAATTTTCTAGACGAAAGTTTATAAGCCGTACTGCTACGGTAGCTGCGGGTATTTCTATCGTTCCCAGGCATGTACTTGGTGGTGTTGGTTACACGGCTCCCAGTGATAAACTTAATATTGCAGGGATTGGTGTAGGTGGAATGGGGCGAGCTAACCTAAGAGAAATAAAAGGGCAGAATATTGTAGCGCTTTGTGATGTAGACTGGAAATACGCCCAAAGGGCCTTTAATGATTATCCAAGTGCTAAAAAATTCAAGGATTACCGCAAGATGCTTGAAGATATGGGTGATGATATTGATGCAGTGGTAATTGCCACTCCCGATCATACTCATGCGGTAACAGCTGCTGAAAGCATGAAATTGGGTAAACATGTATATCTACAAAAACCCCTAACCCATTCTATTTATGAATCCCGGTACCTGACCGAACTTGCAAAGGAAACCGGTTTGGCAACCCAAATGGGTAACCAGGGACATTCCGGAGAAGGCACCAGGCTTTTCGCAGAATGGATTCGAAACGGAGAAATCGGTGATCCTATAGAAGCACACTGCTGGACTAACCGTCCAATTTGGCCACAAGGATTGGAAAGACCGGAAGAAGAACCTGCAATCCCCTCTACGCTAGATTGGGACCTTTTTATTGGTCCTGCAGAATACCGACCATACCACCCGGCATATACTCCCTGGAATTGGAGAGCCTGGTGGGATTTTGGGACTGGTGCATTAGGGGATATGGGATGCCATATTATGGATCCGGTATATTTTGCTCTTGATTTGGATCATCCTACAGCTTTTCAAGGTAGCTCTTCCCAGGTAAATACGGAAAGCGCTCCAATAGCAGAAAAAGTAATTTATTACTTTCCAGAACAAGCTAAACTGAATAAAATAAAAAGGCCAGAACTAAAACTAACTTGGTATGACGGTGGATTAATGCCAGAAAGGCCTGAAGGTATTAAACCTGGAAAAGTTCTTGGGGATAATGACGGAGGAGCTATGGTCGTT contains the following coding sequences:
- a CDS encoding glycoside hydrolase domain-containing protein — protein: MSFHKWIIPNLLFLSFFSLSLSAQEKLTERVNVFLGTSGDHGQMSPAASHPFSLMSIAPQTKPHNHTGYEYYAKEYIGFTHTRIEGVGCTGAGGNILIRPFLGNDHSKILIKQSQKASPGNYSVSFENGIEAQLNSGLNYGVNNFSFPQVDNGVYIDLSFALAGRFKAEKHRLEEGFIKGWIETETTCSRGVYRLYFALKLPPDYKFKKLSDHEYLLKGNSEEIQVPIAFSSVNSEYAMQRVINNQSLDLKKESEKKWDKLLSRVTVEGEEDRVNLFYSLLYRGLQAPYQISEFDGSYRAINGSIQSSQNTIYNGWAIWDNYREQLPMLSLIYPDEYLDIAKSIANLYRFGKQEWATSHEPSPTVRTEHALVVLLDAVRKGYNIDLKSIRDDLLKEARELKYNSPDKTLETSYDKWAMAGLLKEMGDEEMTEQYLEETNNYKNYWKKDFADISRDDVDHMQARGLYQGTIWQYRWFVPFDLAGLKMLTGGEDVFLDQLDQFFADFNYNHANQPDLQVPGIYNATKKPWKSQKLFRQILLDTMVQTYFNNNSKGVDPYIGRIYKNKPRAYLRTMDDDAGTMSSWFVMRSLGLSAANVGSPVYYLTAPIFRGYTINYSEDKRFTVKVKNYKKDWFYIKSAKLNGSTLNRNWLTQQEILNGGHLEIELSETPNRKWGIHNQFVTDLEHPFNMPERTEQ
- a CDS encoding fibronectin type III domain-containing protein is translated as MKHFTLTILIYFISSHISASNSRYRLILTGNPSSSITIAWDQTSGNNPVLYFGTKDGGKKISNYPQKKTPDRVKEYGGMNNHFVNLTKLQSNTNYYFIIKDNEGISERFWFKTAPSTNKSMSFISGGDSRNNRAPRIEANKLVAKLKPTAVFFGGDMTNSGSNTEWVEWMDDWQHTTSKDGRMFPILPARGNHERSNNSVYNLFNTPSKDIYYNIVFGRNLFSTYTLNSEIAAGGNQYTWLKDKLAKDNSSWKYVQYHKPMRPHQSHKEEGNDEYNNWATLFYHYRVDLVSESDSHVVKTTFPIKPCKKAEACEEGFIRDDNSGTIYVGEGCWGAPLRANDDDKTWTRKSGSFNQFKWITVSKKEIKLQTIIVDEASGISENSNNAEAGKLPLGISVWESREEDIIVIK
- a CDS encoding Gfo/Idh/MocA family protein, which codes for MNEKNKDLNKFSRRKFISRTATVAAGISIVPRHVLGGVGYTAPSDKLNIAGIGVGGMGRANLREIKGQNIVALCDVDWKYAQRAFNDYPSAKKFKDYRKMLEDMGDDIDAVVIATPDHTHAVTAAESMKLGKHVYLQKPLTHSIYESRYLTELAKETGLATQMGNQGHSGEGTRLFAEWIRNGEIGDPIEAHCWTNRPIWPQGLERPEEEPAIPSTLDWDLFIGPAEYRPYHPAYTPWNWRAWWDFGTGALGDMGCHIMDPVYFALDLDHPTAFQGSSSQVNTESAPIAEKVIYYFPEQAKLNKIKRPELKLTWYDGGLMPERPEGIKPGKVLGDNDGGAMVVGTKGTIICGTYGRNPYIVGREDNPPQTKKIIPRVETSHEMDWIRACKESKTNRVEASSHFGYSGPFNEVVVMGNLAVRLQDLNKKLNWDGKNMKITNIGDSEEIKVVTTDKFTVVDGDPKFNTQYATINAREAAEQYIKHNYRKGWELS